A single window of Streptomyces xanthii DNA harbors:
- a CDS encoding LCP family protein yields the protein MPTPPRSPARPPRPPRPGQGRRPVRPMRRRRPRWAMRVATTFSVTVLAAAGIGHALVTSLDSGIDRIDPFKDMKNRPAAGHGTNVLLVGTDGRDKITPAEKKKYRLGGAPCHCTDTVMIVHISADHDRASVVSLPRDSYAEMPPHTDRTTGEKHHAHPVKINAAYAEGGPQLTVRTVENMTHVKIDHYLEVDFTSFMRTVDVLGGVEVCTAKPLKDSYTGLDLGVGSHKLNGGQALQYVRSRHADSASDLGRMQRQQRFLASLISATTSSGVLLNPVKFREVARTLLSSVRADKGFGTNEMVDLAEAMRNFSPSSSEFTTVPIGDMSYPVKGIGSTVKWDPVKSRKLFDALREDEPLSAHHKKKKAKVVGVSPQQIRVQVENGTRTSGLGMKVDKALKKTGFRTSGAPVNASGGAVAAHTLVLYDPRWDRSAKSLAAALPGARLKPVKGQGAMLKVVAGKDYKGVQQVRAEDAYQGEFGAVTGDEVVCG from the coding sequence GTGCCCACGCCGCCCCGCTCCCCCGCCCGCCCGCCGCGTCCCCCGCGGCCGGGGCAGGGCCGCCGACCGGTGCGGCCGATGCGCAGGAGACGGCCCCGGTGGGCCATGCGGGTGGCGACCACGTTCTCCGTCACCGTGCTCGCCGCGGCCGGCATCGGGCACGCGCTCGTGACCAGCCTGGACAGCGGCATCGACCGCATCGACCCCTTCAAGGACATGAAGAACCGCCCGGCGGCCGGGCACGGCACGAACGTGCTGCTCGTCGGCACCGACGGCCGCGACAAGATCACCCCGGCCGAGAAGAAGAAGTACCGGCTCGGGGGCGCCCCCTGCCACTGCACGGACACCGTGATGATCGTGCACATCTCCGCCGACCACGACCGCGCCTCCGTCGTCTCCCTCCCCCGCGACTCCTACGCGGAGATGCCGCCCCACACCGACCGCACCACCGGTGAGAAGCACCACGCCCACCCGGTCAAGATCAACGCGGCGTACGCGGAGGGCGGGCCGCAGCTGACCGTGCGCACCGTCGAGAACATGACGCACGTCAAGATCGACCACTATCTGGAGGTCGACTTCACCAGCTTCATGCGGACCGTCGACGTGCTCGGCGGCGTCGAGGTCTGCACCGCCAAGCCCCTCAAGGACTCGTACACCGGGCTGGACCTCGGCGTCGGCTCCCACAAGCTGAACGGCGGGCAGGCCCTCCAGTACGTGCGCTCCCGGCACGCCGACAGCGCCAGCGACCTGGGCCGCATGCAGCGCCAGCAGCGCTTCCTCGCCTCCCTGATCTCCGCGACGACCTCGTCCGGGGTGCTCCTGAACCCGGTCAAGTTCCGCGAGGTCGCCCGTACGCTGCTCAGCTCGGTCCGGGCCGACAAGGGCTTCGGCACGAACGAGATGGTCGACCTCGCCGAGGCCATGCGGAACTTCTCGCCGTCCTCGTCGGAGTTCACGACCGTGCCGATCGGTGACATGAGCTACCCGGTCAAGGGCATCGGCTCCACCGTGAAGTGGGACCCGGTCAAGTCCCGCAAGCTCTTCGACGCCCTGCGCGAGGACGAGCCGCTCTCCGCGCACCACAAGAAGAAGAAGGCCAAGGTCGTCGGCGTCTCGCCGCAGCAGATCCGGGTGCAGGTCGAGAACGGGACGCGGACCTCCGGGCTCGGCATGAAGGTCGACAAGGCACTGAAGAAGACGGGCTTCCGCACGTCGGGCGCCCCCGTCAACGCGTCGGGCGGCGCCGTCGCCGCGCACACCCTCGTCCTCTACGACCCGCGCTGGGACCGCTCCGCGAAGTCCCTCGCCGCCGCCCTCCCCGGCGCCCGCCTCAAGCCGGTCAAGGGCCAGGGGGCCATGCTCAAGGTCGTCGCCGGGAAGGACTACAAGGGGGTTCAGCAGGTGCGGGCCGAGGACGCCTATCAGGGCGAGTTCGGCGCGGTGACGGGCGACGAGGTGGTGTGCGGCTGA
- a CDS encoding glycosyltransferase family 2 protein — protein sequence MDTQNAPSDGQLPAVSVIMPILNEERHLREAVEAILAQEYGGEMEVVLALGPSADRTDEIAARLVAEHPRVHTVPNPTGRTPAALNAAIKASRHPVVVRVDGHAALSAGYIETAVRLLEETGAMNVGGIMHAQGTNAWEQAVAAAMTSKIGVGNAAFHTGGEAQQAETVYLGVFRREALERQGGYNEEFIRAQDWELNFRIREAGGLIWFSPELKVSYRPRPSVKALARQYKDYGRWRHVVARYHAGSINLRYLAPPAAVCAIAAGTVVGAALTPWGFVIPGGYLAAILAGSVPAGKGLPLKARAQIPVALATMHMSWGWGFLTSPKSLAKKVIASRRPAVLGDGKAKSAAN from the coding sequence ATGGATACCCAGAACGCACCTTCCGACGGGCAGCTCCCGGCGGTCTCCGTGATCATGCCCATCCTCAACGAGGAGCGGCATCTGCGGGAGGCGGTCGAGGCGATCCTGGCGCAGGAGTACGGCGGCGAGATGGAGGTCGTGCTCGCGCTCGGCCCGTCGGCGGACCGTACGGACGAGATCGCCGCGCGGCTCGTCGCCGAACACCCCCGCGTGCACACGGTGCCGAACCCCACGGGCCGTACGCCCGCCGCGCTGAACGCGGCGATCAAGGCGTCCCGGCACCCGGTCGTGGTCCGCGTCGACGGGCACGCCGCGCTCTCCGCCGGCTACATCGAGACCGCGGTGCGGCTCCTGGAGGAGACCGGCGCGATGAACGTGGGCGGCATCATGCACGCCCAGGGCACCAACGCCTGGGAACAGGCCGTCGCCGCCGCGATGACCTCCAAGATCGGCGTGGGCAACGCGGCGTTCCACACGGGCGGCGAGGCGCAGCAGGCCGAGACGGTCTACCTCGGTGTCTTCCGGCGCGAGGCGCTGGAGCGGCAGGGCGGGTACAACGAGGAGTTCATCCGCGCCCAGGACTGGGAGCTGAACTTCCGGATCCGTGAGGCGGGCGGGCTCATCTGGTTCTCGCCCGAGCTGAAGGTCTCCTACCGGCCGCGCCCGAGCGTGAAGGCGCTGGCCAGGCAGTACAAGGACTACGGGCGCTGGCGGCACGTAGTCGCCCGCTACCACGCGGGCTCGATCAACCTGCGCTACCTCGCCCCACCGGCCGCCGTGTGCGCGATCGCGGCGGGCACGGTCGTGGGCGCGGCCCTGACGCCGTGGGGCTTCGTGATCCCGGGCGGCTACCTCGCGGCGATCCTCGCGGGCTCCGTCCCGGCGGGCAAGGGTCTGCCGCTGAAGGCGCGCGCCCAGATCCCCGTCGCCCTCGCCACGATGCACATGTCGTGGGGCTGGGGCTTTCTGACCAGCCCGAAGTCGCTGGCGAAGAAGGTCATCGCCTCGCGCCGGCCCGCCGTGCTCGGCGACGGCAAGGCGAAGAGCGCCGCCAACTAG